Proteins found in one Brachyspira murdochii DSM 12563 genomic segment:
- a CDS encoding ABC transporter ATP-binding protein, with translation MSNSYCLEMSNIKKSFGNIKAIQNGNFNLKKGEIHSLIGENGAGKSTMMKIAYGLYAPDEGDILIKGEKYESLNPKKAIDIGIGMVHQEFMLVKELTVLENIILGFEKRKGIAIDFESSKKEINRYIDTYKMDIQINKRIDQISVGEAQRVEIIKTLYRGAEILIFDEPTAVLTPQETKEFFKILNILRESGESIVFISHKLNEVMEISDRITIMRQGQYIDTVNKTETNVKELAKMMVGRDIFLNVEKKKSNVYDVVLKVDDLWTSGEKELSKIRGISFDVKAGEIVGIAGIDGNGQSELIEAICGLRKVEKGDVYLDNVNITNKSPLKIRNSGLAHIPEDRNLRGLNRSLNIAENIIALKFNKKPYANNMIMNDKEIIDKTNELISKFDIRPAEALVAATHLSGGNAQKVVVAREVDANAKLLIASQPSRGVDIGAIESIRKILNEEKEKGKAILLVSADLEEILSLSDRIIVMYEGSITGMLSPEEANDENLSLLMVGENPHQ, from the coding sequence ATGTCCAATAGTTATTGTTTGGAAATGAGCAATATTAAAAAAAGTTTTGGAAATATTAAAGCCATACAAAATGGTAATTTCAATCTAAAAAAAGGTGAAATACATTCACTTATAGGGGAAAATGGTGCTGGTAAATCTACTATGATGAAAATAGCTTATGGACTATATGCTCCAGATGAAGGGGATATTCTTATAAAAGGAGAAAAATATGAATCATTAAATCCTAAAAAAGCTATTGATATAGGTATAGGAATGGTGCATCAGGAGTTTATGTTAGTAAAAGAATTAACAGTTCTTGAGAATATTATATTAGGATTTGAAAAAAGAAAGGGTATAGCTATAGATTTTGAATCTTCTAAAAAAGAAATTAACAGATATATTGATACTTATAAAATGGATATTCAGATAAATAAAAGAATTGATCAAATATCTGTAGGAGAGGCACAAAGAGTAGAAATAATAAAAACTTTATACAGAGGTGCTGAGATATTAATATTTGATGAGCCTACAGCGGTACTTACACCTCAGGAAACTAAGGAATTTTTTAAGATTTTAAATATTTTAAGAGAAAGCGGAGAGTCTATAGTATTTATATCTCATAAACTTAATGAGGTTATGGAGATATCAGATAGAATTACAATAATGAGACAGGGACAGTATATAGACACTGTTAATAAAACTGAAACAAATGTAAAAGAATTAGCTAAAATGATGGTTGGAAGGGATATTTTCTTAAATGTAGAGAAGAAAAAATCAAATGTATATGATGTTGTTTTGAAAGTTGATGATTTATGGACAAGCGGTGAAAAAGAGCTTTCAAAAATAAGAGGAATAAGTTTTGATGTTAAAGCTGGAGAAATAGTAGGAATTGCTGGAATAGATGGTAACGGACAAAGTGAATTAATCGAAGCTATATGCGGACTTAGAAAAGTAGAAAAGGGAGATGTGTATTTAGATAATGTTAATATTACAAACAAATCTCCATTAAAAATAAGAAATTCAGGATTAGCACATATACCTGAAGATAGAAATTTAAGAGGACTTAATAGAAGTTTGAATATAGCAGAAAATATTATAGCATTAAAGTTTAATAAAAAACCATATGCCAATAATATGATTATGAATGATAAAGAAATTATAGATAAAACAAATGAATTAATATCCAAATTTGATATAAGACCTGCTGAGGCTTTAGTTGCTGCTACGCATCTATCAGGAGGTAATGCTCAGAAAGTAGTAGTTGCAAGAGAAGTAGATGCTAATGCTAAATTGTTAATAGCTTCTCAGCCTTCTAGGGGTGTTGATATAGGAGCAATAGAGTCTATAAGAAAAATATTAAATGAAGAAAAAGAAAAAGGAAAGGCTATATTATTAGTTTCTGCCGATTTGGAAGAGATATTATCTTTATCTGACAGAATAATAGTAATGTATGAAGGTTCAATAACTGGAATGCTTAGTCCAGAAGAGGCTAATGATGAGAATTTGTCTCTTCTTATGGTTGGTGAAAATCCTCATCAATAA
- a CDS encoding ABC transporter permease, translating to MNNKYIKLLSNKYINVLFTIIISMFIGAVIILMMGHNPINAYIQLFRASFIGKLNLGTTLEKFVPLFLTALAFAVSSKVGIFNVGVEGELYLGAIVTAWAGVYFSFLPFPLHFLVCVILAVIVGSAWASIPAILKAYWKVNEICVTILMNYVAIYITSYLVNGPLSAKTGVARTLDVAKDITLFQFMRPSRANLGIIIAILIAILIFFILNKTTLGYRIKTVGLNEMHADYVGIDSKKTIVFTMMFSGAIGGIAGLIEVLGVYGYFLDNFSASLAFDGMLAALIVKNDLKMLPFISIFLAALKSGALGMERYTGIPKSLVDTIIAVFIIFATMEILVSFADKIKNKKAKKLEA from the coding sequence ATGAATAACAAATATATTAAGCTGCTTTCTAATAAGTATATAAATGTATTATTTACTATAATCATATCTATGTTTATAGGTGCTGTTATAATTCTTATGATGGGACATAATCCTATAAACGCATATATACAGTTATTTAGGGCATCATTTATAGGTAAATTAAATTTGGGAACAACATTAGAAAAATTTGTACCACTATTTTTAACTGCATTAGCTTTTGCTGTATCATCTAAAGTGGGTATATTCAATGTAGGAGTTGAAGGTGAACTTTATTTGGGAGCTATAGTAACAGCTTGGGCTGGTGTTTATTTTTCTTTTTTACCTTTTCCTTTGCATTTTTTAGTATGTGTTATATTAGCTGTAATAGTTGGCAGTGCTTGGGCTTCTATACCTGCTATATTAAAAGCATATTGGAAGGTTAATGAGATATGTGTTACTATTTTGATGAATTATGTTGCTATATATATCACTTCATATTTGGTTAATGGTCCGCTTAGTGCTAAAACAGGTGTTGCAAGAACTCTTGATGTTGCTAAAGATATTACACTATTTCAGTTTATGAGACCAAGCCGTGCTAATTTAGGTATTATAATAGCTATATTAATAGCAATTTTAATATTCTTTATACTTAATAAAACTACATTAGGATACAGAATAAAAACTGTAGGATTAAATGAAATGCATGCTGACTATGTAGGCATAGATTCAAAAAAGACTATAGTATTCACTATGATGTTCAGCGGTGCTATAGGAGGTATAGCTGGTTTGATTGAAGTATTAGGTGTATACGGATATTTTTTGGATAATTTTTCTGCTAGTTTGGCATTTGACGGAATGCTTGCTGCTCTTATAGTAAAGAATGATTTGAAAATGCTTCCTTTTATATCTATATTTCTTGCTGCTTTGAAATCAGGGGCTTTGGGTATGGAAAGATATACTGGTATTCCTAAATCATTAGTAGATACAATAATAGCCGTTTTTATAATATTTGCTACTATGGAAATACTTGTATCATTTGCTGATAAAATAAAAAATAAAAAAGCAAAAAAATTAGAAGCTTAA
- a CDS encoding ABC transporter permease, translating into MDLMNIFDYTLVHATIRATTPILFAALAAVITQQADIINIGTEGIMLMGAFVAVCVSFFTGSWLVAIFAAMIAGVVFSLIMAVAHIKYNADICAIGTAINLLAVALTRFLLKQFLGASGTFHDPKIVGIPKVHFDFLTSNKYLNSLFNDYSILEIFGIIAVIIFAFLLYRTVWGLRLRATGKFSLATETAGINIVAMKYQVMIISGVLGGLAGAHLSIGYSQLFTENMTNGRGFMGVAAMFFGNANPIFSWIGCTLFGLIDSIGARLQSYGWPSQFVLMLPYVITILVLTISMIHKKRREIKIKSSLNKTKE; encoded by the coding sequence ATGGATTTAATGAATATTTTTGATTATACACTTGTACATGCCACTATAAGAGCTACTACACCTATACTTTTTGCCGCTCTTGCTGCTGTAATTACTCAGCAGGCTGATATAATAAATATAGGTACTGAAGGTATAATGCTTATGGGAGCATTTGTAGCAGTATGCGTGAGTTTCTTTACTGGAAGTTGGCTTGTAGCTATATTTGCCGCTATGATTGCTGGAGTTGTATTTTCTTTAATAATGGCTGTAGCACATATCAAATATAATGCTGATATTTGTGCTATTGGTACTGCTATTAATTTATTGGCTGTAGCTTTAACTAGATTTTTATTAAAACAATTTTTAGGTGCCTCTGGTACATTTCATGATCCTAAAATTGTAGGAATACCTAAAGTTCATTTTGATTTTTTGACTTCTAATAAATATTTAAACAGTTTGTTTAATGATTATTCTATATTAGAAATATTTGGTATAATAGCTGTTATAATATTTGCTTTTCTTCTTTACAGAACTGTATGGGGACTTAGATTAAGAGCTACTGGTAAATTTTCTTTAGCTACAGAAACAGCTGGAATAAATATTGTTGCTATGAAGTATCAGGTTATGATAATATCAGGAGTTTTAGGCGGACTTGCAGGTGCTCATTTATCTATAGGTTATTCTCAGCTTTTTACTGAAAATATGACTAATGGAAGAGGATTTATGGGAGTAGCTGCTATGTTCTTTGGAAATGCAAATCCTATATTCTCTTGGATAGGCTGCACTTTATTCGGACTTATAGATTCTATAGGTGCAAGACTTCAGTCATACGGCTGGCCTTCTCAGTTTGTTCTTATGCTTCCATACGTTATAACAATATTAGTACTTACTATATCTATGATTCATAAGAAAAGAAGAGAAATAAAAATAAAAAGCTCATTAAATAAAACTAAAGAATAA
- a CDS encoding nucleoside hydrolase: MEKIILDCDPGHDDAVAILMAGIHPSIELLGITTVAGNQTLNKTTINALNVCQYLNIDVPVCSGMSLPMVRKVQTIADDIHGESGLDGPVFDKLTKELDKRHAVNFIIETLKNSNEKITLVITGPMTNVAMAFRMDPSIIEKVKRIILMGGSYQLGNVTPAAEFNIFADAEAAYVVFNSGVPLVMMGLDLTRQALCYPSIVERMGKIGGNASKLFVDLMGFFCKTQKQVFGWEGGPLHDPTCIAYLIDESCIETKDMYSEVEIRSEKCYGRTLCDYFGVTKNKPNSKVSIKLDIEKFWNIVEECIKLYNK, encoded by the coding sequence ATGGAAAAGATAATACTTGACTGCGATCCCGGACACGATGATGCTGTTGCTATTTTGATGGCTGGAATACACCCTAGCATAGAACTGCTTGGTATAACAACTGTTGCTGGAAATCAGACTTTGAATAAAACTACAATAAATGCTCTTAATGTATGTCAGTATTTAAATATAGATGTTCCAGTATGTTCTGGTATGAGCCTTCCTATGGTGAGAAAGGTTCAGACTATTGCTGATGATATTCATGGCGAAAGCGGTTTGGACGGTCCTGTTTTTGATAAACTTACTAAAGAGCTAGATAAAAGACATGCTGTGAATTTTATAATAGAGACTTTAAAAAATAGCAATGAAAAAATTACACTTGTTATTACAGGACCTATGACAAATGTTGCTATGGCTTTCAGAATGGATCCTTCTATAATTGAAAAAGTTAAAAGGATAATATTGATGGGAGGAAGCTATCAGCTTGGAAATGTAACTCCTGCTGCTGAGTTTAATATATTTGCTGATGCTGAGGCTGCTTATGTTGTATTTAATTCTGGAGTACCTCTTGTAATGATGGGACTTGATCTTACAAGACAGGCTTTATGCTATCCTAGTATTGTAGAGAGAATGGGTAAAATAGGCGGAAATGCTTCAAAACTTTTTGTTGATCTTATGGGATTTTTCTGTAAAACTCAAAAACAAGTATTCGGTTGGGAGGGAGGTCCTTTGCATGATCCTACCTGCATAGCTTATCTTATAGATGAAAGCTGCATAGAGACTAAAGATATGTACAGCGAAGTTGAAATAAGAAGTGAAAAATGCTATGGAAGAACTTTATGCGATTATTTTGGCGTTACTAAAAATAAACCTAATTCCAAAGTTTCAATTAAATTGGATATAGAAAAGTTCTGGAATATAGTAGAAGAATGTATAAAACTATATAATAAATAA
- a CDS encoding M20 family metallopeptidase has translation MLETLKNTLNKNKDIYIKKLTDFVKIDTHVLGHGIDGGLEDAGQKYLMDLFKDMNADSIEKEDMNESIIEKSIKEHNEGNPNHNYDNRYNVYASFKGKSNKSIMFNGHVDTMPSGDASLWESDPHSADIRDGKIYGLGACDMKGGLMAGIMSVQLLKDSGIELPIDVIITAVADEEGGGNGSIMAAMGGKKADAVIVCEPSDREIIAAHMGFIFFRVEVKGVSVHSGSKWNGVSAIDKTIKIINAINELEHNWLMKYKHPLLPSPNLNVGVISGGKAGSTVPDYCKIETCVHYLPNMMTHEQVVKEFTETVNMCAMGDSWLRDNMPKISIYQSGGGFEMDLNDPFVDVFKKSYKDVYKKDAEIVGSPAGCDARTWRNIAKCPTLQYGPGSIKQCHTVNEYLNIDEYLESILLYSNIILNFAK, from the coding sequence ATGCTTGAAACATTAAAAAATACTTTAAATAAAAATAAAGATATTTATATAAAAAAATTAACAGATTTTGTTAAAATAGATACTCATGTATTAGGTCATGGAATAGACGGCGGTCTTGAAGATGCAGGGCAGAAATATTTAATGGATTTATTCAAAGATATGAATGCTGACAGTATAGAAAAAGAAGATATGAATGAAAGTATAATTGAAAAATCTATTAAAGAACATAATGAAGGAAACCCAAATCATAATTATGATAATAGATATAATGTGTATGCATCTTTTAAGGGAAAATCAAATAAATCTATAATGTTTAACGGTCATGTTGATACTATGCCTTCAGGAGATGCTTCTTTATGGGAGAGCGATCCTCATAGTGCTGATATCAGAGATGGAAAGATATACGGATTAGGTGCATGCGACATGAAAGGCGGCTTAATGGCTGGAATTATGTCAGTTCAATTATTAAAAGATTCAGGCATAGAGCTTCCTATAGATGTTATCATTACCGCTGTAGCTGATGAAGAAGGCGGAGGAAATGGTTCTATAATGGCTGCTATGGGCGGTAAAAAAGCTGATGCCGTTATAGTGTGCGAGCCTAGCGATAGAGAGATAATAGCCGCTCATATGGGATTTATATTTTTTAGAGTTGAAGTAAAAGGTGTTTCTGTGCATTCCGGATCAAAATGGAATGGAGTAAGTGCAATAGATAAAACTATAAAGATTATAAATGCTATTAATGAATTAGAGCATAATTGGCTTATGAAATATAAACACCCTCTTCTTCCTTCTCCGAATTTAAATGTAGGAGTTATAAGCGGAGGTAAAGCAGGTTCTACAGTTCCAGACTATTGTAAGATTGAAACTTGCGTGCATTATCTTCCTAATATGATGACTCATGAGCAGGTTGTAAAAGAGTTTACTGAAACAGTGAATATGTGTGCTATGGGAGATTCTTGGCTTAGAGATAATATGCCTAAAATAAGCATATATCAGTCTGGAGGCGGATTTGAAATGGATTTAAATGATCCTTTTGTAGATGTATTTAAAAAATCTTATAAAGATGTATATAAAAAAGATGCCGAAATAGTTGGCTCTCCTGCAGGATGCGATGCTAGAACTTGGAGAAATATAGCTAAATGCCCTACGCTGCAGTATGGTCCGGGTTCAATTAAACAATGTCATACTGTTAATGAATATTTGAATATTGATGAATATTTGGAATCAATACTTTTATATTCTAATATAATATTAAATTTTGCAAAATGA
- a CDS encoding glutamine amidotransferase, with protein MSKDKILFMGESWVIYMTHQKGFDMFTNSVYEEGADILLNVLRKNFDVDYITGHEVPTKAPNTMEKLNEYKAIIISDIGANSFYLHPDTFSKGLRTPNRIKLMEEYVKNGGGLCMVGGYLTFQGIDGKGHWKNTAVEKLLPIDFEVFDDREECPEGVNPVAVDSNHPILKGIDTDFPYFLGYNRSILKNGASLVAKVNEHPFIAAWDYHKGRSAVFASDCAPHWGSHEFMQWKHYETLWTNIVKWISKNI; from the coding sequence ATGTCTAAAGATAAAATATTATTTATGGGAGAATCTTGGGTTATATATATGACACATCAGAAGGGATTTGATATGTTTACAAATTCTGTTTATGAAGAAGGTGCTGATATTCTTTTAAATGTTTTAAGAAAGAATTTTGATGTTGATTATATAACAGGTCATGAAGTTCCTACAAAAGCTCCAAATACAATGGAAAAATTAAATGAATACAAAGCTATTATTATAAGCGATATAGGTGCTAATAGTTTTTATCTGCATCCTGATACCTTCTCAAAAGGATTAAGAACTCCAAACCGTATAAAACTTATGGAAGAGTATGTTAAAAACGGAGGCGGTTTATGTATGGTTGGAGGGTATTTAACTTTTCAAGGAATAGACGGAAAAGGTCATTGGAAAAATACTGCTGTAGAAAAGCTGCTTCCTATAGATTTTGAAGTATTTGATGATAGAGAGGAATGTCCTGAGGGTGTTAATCCTGTGGCAGTGGATTCAAATCACCCAATATTAAAAGGAATAGATACTGATTTCCCTTATTTTTTAGGCTATAACAGAAGCATATTAAAAAACGGAGCAAGTCTAGTTGCAAAAGTTAATGAGCATCCTTTTATAGCTGCTTGGGATTATCATAAAGGAAGATCTGCTGTATTTGCTTCTGACTGTGCACCTCATTGGGGCTCTCATGAGTTTATGCAATGGAAACATTATGAAACTCTTTGGACTAATATTGTAAAATGGATAAGTAAAAATATATAA
- the rbsK gene encoding ribokinase, translating into MSKSILVIGSINKDLVVNTPRFPKEGETILGNSFTTSNGGKGANQACAIGKLGGNVSMLGAVGNDSFGKDLSNALSSNNVNIDNLIIKDNVATGIAIITVTQSGANNIVVAQGANALITKDDIKEELISMYDIIVMQLEIPLDIAKYAACMAKKLGKTVVLNPSPAVKLDREFLSCIDIVIPNETEIDIVGGVDYILECGVKNIILTLGAEGCDLITKEKRKHFDAYNVQVVDTTAAGDSFLGGVIRMLADDKTMEEAIIFAVKVSNITVTRKGAIDSIPNYNEVINRKW; encoded by the coding sequence GTGAGTAAAAGTATTTTGGTGATAGGAAGTATAAATAAAGATTTGGTTGTTAATACACCTCGTTTCCCTAAAGAGGGAGAAACTATACTTGGAAATAGTTTTACTACAAGCAATGGAGGAAAAGGTGCCAATCAGGCATGTGCTATAGGAAAATTGGGCGGTAATGTAAGCATGCTTGGAGCAGTGGGAAATGACAGCTTCGGAAAGGATTTATCAAATGCTTTATCTTCAAATAATGTCAATATAGATAATCTGATAATTAAAGATAATGTAGCCACTGGAATAGCTATAATTACAGTTACTCAAAGCGGTGCTAATAATATAGTTGTGGCACAGGGAGCTAATGCCTTAATAACAAAAGATGATATTAAAGAAGAACTTATATCTATGTATGATATAATAGTTATGCAGCTTGAGATACCTTTAGATATAGCAAAATATGCAGCATGTATGGCTAAGAAGCTGGGTAAAACAGTTGTTTTAAATCCATCTCCTGCAGTTAAACTTGATAGAGAGTTTTTAAGCTGTATTGATATAGTAATACCGAATGAAACTGAAATAGATATTGTAGGCGGTGTAGATTATATACTTGAATGCGGAGTTAAAAATATTATATTAACTTTAGGAGCTGAAGGCTGCGATTTAATAACTAAAGAAAAAAGAAAACATTTTGATGCATATAATGTTCAGGTTGTTGATACCACTGCGGCAGGAGATAGTTTTTTGGGAGGAGTTATAAGAATGCTTGCTGATGATAAAACTATGGAAGAGGCTATCATTTTTGCTGTGAAGGTATCGAATATTACTGTTACTAGGAAAGGAGCTATAGATTCTATACCAAATTATAATGAAGTTATTAATAGAAAATGGTGA
- a CDS encoding DUF2157 domain-containing protein, with amino-acid sequence MSSKKRFILRELKKWNKDNIITDEQFKILSNKYDNDYIDFQPIIRAIMITGIIMVSIGFISFISFYIFSIYFIAILFALLFLSGFIADEILKRKEIYLPKTSSAIIAVSSIFLSAFIFTVSYIITNNKDNFILLSLISIIIFFIIAYIKKNYAVLSIAVIGLITWYGLEGFDISSIDLMLNNYIRFITTSILIFLIGITDINKKLGDKYLKFSPIYYTIGLLYLNIILSIMSVFGKSSEPIIFQSSSGELLIYSILFLISDIISLIIGYKLKIYSIVKFSIFFIILNMYIRYFEYFYLKMNTWIFFIMLGISTILIGVIIERIIKYR; translated from the coding sequence ATGAGCAGTAAAAAAAGATTTATATTAAGAGAATTAAAAAAATGGAATAAAGATAATATAATAACAGATGAGCAATTTAAAATATTATCAAATAAATATGATAATGATTATATAGATTTTCAGCCTATAATAAGAGCCATAATGATAACAGGTATTATAATGGTTTCTATAGGATTTATATCTTTTATAAGTTTTTATATATTTTCCATTTACTTTATAGCAATTTTATTCGCTCTGCTTTTTTTATCCGGATTTATAGCTGATGAGATTCTTAAAAGAAAAGAAATATATTTACCAAAAACTTCTTCTGCTATAATAGCAGTATCTTCAATATTTTTATCAGCATTTATTTTTACAGTATCGTATATAATAACTAATAATAAAGATAATTTTATTCTTCTGTCTCTCATAAGTATTATAATATTTTTTATAATAGCATATATAAAGAAAAACTATGCAGTACTTTCAATAGCAGTAATAGGATTAATAACTTGGTATGGACTTGAAGGTTTTGATATATCTTCAATAGATTTAATGCTTAATAATTATATAAGGTTTATAACAACAAGTATATTGATATTTTTAATAGGTATAACAGATATAAATAAAAAACTTGGAGATAAATATTTAAAATTTTCACCTATTTATTATACAATAGGATTATTATATTTAAATATCATACTTTCTATAATGTCAGTATTCGGTAAATCAAGTGAGCCTATAATATTTCAATCTTCATCAGGGGAGCTATTAATATATAGTATTTTATTTTTAATTTCAGATATTATAAGTCTTATAATAGGATACAAACTAAAAATCTATTCTATAGTAAAATTTTCAATATTCTTTATTATACTCAATATGTATATAAGATACTTTGAATATTTTTATTTAAAGATGAACACTTGGATATTTTTTATAATGTTAGGAATATCCACTATTTTAATAGGTGTAATAATAGAGCGTATTATAAAATATAGATAA
- a CDS encoding PepSY-like domain-containing protein — translation MTKKLFALLITLTIISTSSAFADCSSLPQNARNFIQKVYPNVKIWKAERDDGKFEVKLSNGSKIDFLYNGEWNSIDGEYNTVPFSALPQSLANTIKNTYSNAVIIEIEKEWGNYKVKLNNFMELFITPDGQLMGQKFDD, via the coding sequence ATGACTAAAAAATTATTTGCTTTATTAATCACTTTGACTATTATTTCTACTTCAAGTGCTTTTGCTGATTGTTCTTCACTTCCACAGAATGCTAGAAACTTTATACAGAAAGTTTATCCTAATGTTAAGATATGGAAGGCAGAGAGAGATGACGGAAAATTTGAAGTAAAATTATCAAACGGTTCTAAAATAGACTTTTTGTATAACGGAGAGTGGAACAGTATAGACGGTGAGTACAACACAGTTCCTTTCAGTGCTTTACCTCAGTCTCTAGCAAACACTATAAAAAATACTTATTCTAATGCTGTAATAATAGAAATAGAAAAAGAATGGGGCAATTACAAAGTTAAACTAAATAACTTTATGGAATTATTTATAACCCCTGACGGACAGCTAATGGGACAGAAATTTGATGATTAA
- a CDS encoding formate--tetrahydrofolate ligase, whose product MKTDIEIAQECKLKRINEIAEMLNLTDDDYEAYGKYKAKIELSLLNNLKDKKNGKLVLVTAITPTPAGEGKSTVTIGLTQGLNKIGKNAVAALREPSLGPVFGIKGGACGGGYAQIVPMEDINLHFNGDFHAIGSAHNLISACIDNHIKQGNELKIDTNKIVFKRVVDMNDRALRDIVIGLGGSENGVTRQSSFQITVASEIMAILCLSNSLMDLKERIGNIVFAYDVNDNPLKVKDLKVEGAACALLKDAIKPNLVQTLENTPAIVHGGPFANIAHGCNSILATKLALKLSDYTITEAGFAADLGAEKFLDIKCRAADLKPNCIVLVATIRALKHHGGALELNKEDLNALNKGFENLDKHIENMRKYNVPVVVAINKFSSDTQKEIECITKHCQDIGADISLCEVWEKGGEGGKDLAQKVVKAASEESNYKPLYDLEKSIKEKIELICKEIYGAGDIKFSAKANKMIKKIETIGFGNLPICMSKTQKSISDNPALLNAPKGYTLNIDEVKLASGAGFIIAMAGGIIDMPGLPKIPAACNIDIDENGKISGLF is encoded by the coding sequence ATGAAAACAGATATAGAAATAGCACAAGAATGCAAATTAAAAAGAATAAATGAAATAGCTGAAATGCTTAATCTTACAGATGATGATTATGAAGCATATGGCAAATATAAGGCTAAAATAGAATTATCATTACTAAATAACTTAAAAGACAAAAAAAACGGAAAATTGGTTTTGGTAACTGCTATCACTCCAACACCTGCAGGAGAAGGAAAATCCACTGTTACAATAGGATTAACACAGGGATTAAATAAAATAGGTAAAAATGCAGTAGCAGCTTTGAGAGAACCGTCTTTAGGTCCTGTATTTGGAATAAAAGGCGGGGCATGCGGAGGCGGATATGCTCAAATAGTTCCTATGGAAGATATTAATTTACACTTCAACGGAGATTTTCATGCTATAGGTTCTGCTCATAATCTAATATCAGCCTGTATTGATAATCATATAAAACAGGGAAATGAATTAAAAATAGATACAAATAAAATAGTATTCAAAAGAGTTGTCGATATGAATGACAGGGCATTACGTGATATAGTTATAGGTTTAGGAGGAAGTGAAAATGGTGTTACTAGACAGTCATCATTTCAAATAACTGTTGCTTCTGAGATTATGGCTATACTTTGTCTTTCAAACTCTTTAATGGATTTGAAAGAGAGAATAGGAAATATTGTATTTGCTTATGATGTTAATGATAATCCTTTAAAAGTAAAAGATTTAAAAGTTGAAGGTGCTGCCTGTGCTTTGCTTAAAGATGCAATAAAACCTAATTTGGTACAGACATTAGAAAATACTCCTGCTATAGTTCATGGAGGACCTTTTGCCAATATTGCACATGGCTGTAATTCTATACTTGCTACAAAATTAGCTTTAAAACTTTCTGATTATACTATCACAGAGGCTGGATTTGCTGCCGATTTGGGAGCTGAAAAGTTTCTTGATATTAAATGCCGTGCTGCTGATTTAAAGCCAAACTGCATAGTTTTGGTTGCCACTATAAGGGCATTAAAGCATCATGGAGGAGCTTTGGAGCTTAATAAAGAAGATTTGAATGCTTTAAATAAAGGTTTTGAGAATTTGGATAAGCATATAGAAAACATGAGAAAGTACAATGTTCCAGTTGTTGTTGCTATTAATAAATTCTCTTCTGATACTCAAAAAGAAATAGAATGCATAACAAAACACTGCCAAGATATTGGAGCAGATATATCATTATGCGAGGTATGGGAAAAAGGAGGAGAAGGCGGAAAAGATTTGGCTCAAAAAGTTGTAAAAGCCGCTTCTGAAGAATCTAATTATAAACCTTTATATGATTTAGAAAAAAGCATCAAAGAAAAAATAGAACTTATATGCAAAGAAATATACGGTGCAGGCGACATTAAATTCTCAGCTAAAGCAAATAAAATGATAAAAAAAATAGAGACTATAGGATTTGGAAATCTGCCTATATGTATGTCAAAAACTCAAAAATCAATATCCGATAATCCGGCACTTCTTAATGCCCCTAAAGGATATACTCTAAATATCGATGAAGTAAAACTTGCTTCAGGTGCAGGATTTATTATTGCTATGGCTGGCGGTATAATAGATATGCCGGGACTACCTAAAATACCCGCTGCATGCAATATAGATATAGATGAAAATGGAAAAATAAGCGGATTATTCTAA